The DNA region ATGTTGCTGCTGAAATTGGCGGCGTTGCGGTGCAGGCGGATGTCAGCGATGAGGCCGCCGTGAGCGCCGCCATCGACAGTGCTGTTGACCAGCTGGGCGGGGTGCCCCGGATTGCGATCAGCTGTGCCGGGGTTGGCATGGCTGCGCGGATTGTCGGGCGCGAAGGCAAACTGTCTTTTGACGTGTTTGAAAAGACCCTGAAGGTCAATTTGTTTGGCACTTACAATGTGATGAGCCATGCCGCGCGGCGCATGGCCGAGCTGGAGCCGCTGGGTGATGGCGAACGCGGTGTGGTGATCAATACCGCCTCAGTCGCCTTTGAAGATGGCCAGTTGGGGCAGGCGGCCTATGCGGCCTCAAAAGGGGCTATTGCCTCCATGTGCCTGCCCGCCGCCCGGGAATTTGCCCAGTCCGGCATTCGCGTCATGGCCATTGCGCCGGGTCTGTTTCAGACGCCGA from Pseudophaeobacter arcticus DSM 23566 includes:
- a CDS encoding SDR family NAD(P)-dependent oxidoreductase, yielding MLIDGQIALVAGGGSGLGAATARLLAAQGARVAILDFDITRANDVAAEIGGVAVQADVSDEAAVSAAIDSAVDQLGGVPRIAISCAGVGMAARIVGREGKLSFDVFEKTLKVNLFGTYNVMSHAARRMAELEPLGDGERGVVINTASVAFEDGQLGQAAYAASKGAIASMCLPAAREFAQSGIRVMAIAPGLFQTPMMEGLPPEIAEKITANIPFPARLGAPEEFALLAQQIISNPFLNGTTIRLDGAVRLPPR